The Nodosilinea sp. PGN35 DNA segment ACATCGGCCTGGTGGAACTCGGCGTCGGCCTCATTCCCGCCGGGGGTGGCCTCATGCGCCTGGCCCGCTGGGCCGCTGATCGCGCCATCTCCGACGAACCCGCCGACATTCTGCCCTGGTTAAAGCAGGTCTTCCGCACCGTCGGCATGGCCCAGGTCTCTAACAGCGCCCAGGAAGGCATCGAGCTGGGCTTCTTGCCCGCCACCACGCAGATCGTGATGAACGGCGATCGCCGCCTCTACGCCGCCAAGCAAGAAGTGCTCTGCCTGCACCGCATGGGCTACGCGCCCCCACCCCGCCAGCCCATCCCCGTCCTCGGCCAACCCGCCCGCGCCATCCTCGACCATATGGCCTACGTTATGCACGCCGGCAGCTACATCAGCGACTACGATCGCGCCCTCGCCCACCGCCTCGCCTACGTCCTCACCGGCGGCGACCTCACCGTCCCCGCCGCCGTCGATGAGTCCTATCTCTTCAATTTAGAACGCGACAATTTCCTCCCCCTGATCGACGAACCCAAGACCAAAGAGCGACTGCTGCACATGCTGAAGACGAAGAAACCGCTGAGGAATTAGGGAGTGATGGGGTGATGGAGTAATGGGGTGATGGAGTGTTTGTGTAATCCAGCCCCCGCTCTCCTACCCCATCACTCCCCTACTCCCCAACTCCATTACTCTCCCACTCCCCCACTCCCCCACCCCATCACTCCCCTACCCAAACCCCGCCATGAACAACACCCCTTACATCACCACCACCGTCCGCACCGCCGTGGGCAAAGCGCCCCGAGGCACCCTGCGCCACACCCGCCCCGATGACCTGGGGGCCGCCGCCGTGCGAGGGACACTGGAACGCATTCCCGCTCTGGTCTCTGACCACATCGACGACGTGATCATGGGCTGCGCTATGCCCGAGGCCGAGCAGGGGTACAACCTGGGTCGGCTGATTGCTCTGCGAGCCGGTTTGCCCGACTCGGTTTCTGGTGTCACCGTTAACCGACTCTGCGCCTCGGGGCTGCAATCTATCGCCATGGCCACCCAGGCCGTCGCCTGGGGCCAGGCCGATGTGATTGTGGCGGGCGGCGTCGAGTCCATGAGCCTCATCCCCATGGGCGGGCACCAGTTTTCTCCCAGCACCGAGCTGTTTGCCGAGCAGCCCGATGCCTACATGCCCATGGGCCTGACCGCTGAGAACGTCGCTGAGCGCTTCGGGATCTCCCGCGCCGACCAGGATGCCTTTGCCCTGCGATCGCACCAAAAAGCCCTCGCCGCCCAGGCCGCCGGTCGGTTCAAAGCCGAAATTGTGCCCGTCACCGTGCGCACCACCGACTATCTCGACGGCCAGCCCCACGCCCAAGAGCTGACCTTCGACACCGACGAAGGCCCCCGCGCCGACACCAGCCTGGAGGCCCTGGCCCAGCTCAAGCCCGTCTTTAAAGCCAACGGCACCGTCACCGCCGGCACCTCTTCCCAAATGTCTGACGGGGCCGCTGCCACCGTCGTCATGGGCGAAACCACCCTCCGCGAACTCGGCCTGCAACCCCTCGGTCGCCTGCTCGGCTTCGCCGTCGCCGGAGTGCCCCCCGAGATCATGGGCATCGGCCCCATCGCCGCCGTTCCCAAAGTGCTCAAGCAGGTCGGCCTCACCCTCGCCGACATCGGCCTGATCGAGCTCAACGAAGCCTTCGCCGCCCAATCCCTCGCTGTCATTCGCGAACTGGGGCTGAACGAAGACATTGTAAATGTGAACGGGGGTGCGATCGCCCTCGGCCACCCCCTGGGCTGCTCCGGCGCAAAACTCACCGCCACCCTGCTCCACGAAATGCAGCGACGCAGCACCCGCTACGGCCTGGTCACCATGTGCGTCGGCGGCGGCATGGGCGCAGCGGGGGTGTTTGAGAATTTGATGCGTTAAATCGAAGGATCAAAACCACCTCCCCTCCTGGGAGGGGTGCCCGTAGGGCGGGGTGGGTCAACTTTGGCATTGAAAGCCATTCGTCTCCGAAATATACCCGGCAAAGATTAACCCACCCCTACCCCTCCCAGGAGGGGACAGCCATGCTCTAGACATTCAAGAACTCAAAACTCAAAACTCAAAACTCTCACCACCCCAGGCCCACCATGCTCCTACCTACCCTTCTCCTCTCCCTCACCATCGTCCTCATTCTTCTAGTCACTGTCCCGTGGCTCCGTCGCCCCCTTGTTTCAACCCCCTTCGGGAAAGCGGCGATCAAACGTCTGCCCAAAATCTCCGACACCGAGCGCGCCGCGATCGAAGCAGGCCAGGTCTGGGTCGAGGGCGAATTTTTCTCAGGGAAACCCGACTGGCAAAGGATTCTGAATGAGCCCTATCCCCAGGTGCCGCTCGAGGTGCAGGCCTTTCTCGATGGGCCGGTGGAGCGGGTCTGCCAGATGGCCACCGACTGGGAGATTTACCAGCGCAAAGACCTGCCCCCCGAGGTGTGGAAGTTTCTCAAGCATGAAAAATTCTTTGGCATGATGATTCCCCAGGAGTTTGGCGGCCTGGGCTTCTCGAACCTGGCCTACAGCGCCGTGATGGTGAAGCTGGCCTCCCGCTCCTTTACCCACGTGGCCACGGTGGGGGTGACCAACTCCCTTGGCCCGGCCAAGCTGCTGCTGCGCTACGGCACCCCCGAGCAAAAGGCCCGCTACCTACCGCGCCTGGCCATTGGCGAAGAAATTCCCTGCTTTGCGCTGACTGAGCCACTGGCCGGGTCGGATGCGGCCAGCCTCACCTCTCGCGGGGAGGTGTTTAAAGGCGACGACGGCCAGCTCTATCTGCGGCTGAACTGGCAGAAGCGGTACATCACCCTGGGGGCGATCGCCACCCTGATTGGCCTTGCCTTCCGCCTCTACGACCCCGACAACCTGCTGGGCCTGGGCCACGACGTGGGCATCACCTGCGCTCTGGTGCCGCGAGAAACCCCTGGCGTCATCATCGACCATCGCCACGACCCCATGGGCGTACCCTTCTTTAACTCCCCCATCGAAGGCCACGACGTCGTGCTGCCCATCGACCAGATCATTGGCGGTGTCGCCCAGGCCGGCCAGGGTTGGAAGATGCTGATGCAGACCCTGGCGGCGGGGCGGGGCATTAGCTTCCCTGCCACCTGCACCGGGGTGGCCAAGCTGGTGACGCGGGTGGCCAGCGCCCACAGCGTCGTACGCCAGCAGTTTGGCCTGCCCATTGGTCGCTTCGAGGGGGTTGAGGAACCTCTGGCCCGTATTGCCGGTTTAACCTACGTGGTCGATGCCGCCCGCCTCTACACCTGCGGCGCGGTGGATGGCGGGGCGCAGCCTGCGGTGGTGAGCGCGATCGCCAAATACCAAACCACCGAGCTGGCCCGCACCATCGTCAACGACGGCATGGATATCCTCGGCGGCTCCGGCATCTGTCGGGGGCCGCGCAACCTGCTGGCCCACGTCTACACCGCCATCCCCATCGCTATCACCGTCGAGGGGGCCAACATTCTCACCCGCACCCTGATGATCTTTGGCCAGGGCGTGATCCGCTGCCACCCCTACCTCTACAGCGAAATTCAGGCTCTCTACGACAGCGATTGGGTGGCCTTTGACCGGCTACTGTGGGGCCACGTGGGCGCATTCATTCGCAACGTCAGTCGATCCATGGGGCTGGGCCTCACCCAGGGACGCCTGGCCAAAGCCCCCGTCAGCGGCCCCACCGCCCCCTACTACCGCAAACTCTCCTGGGCCTCGGCCACCTTTGCTGTGCTCACCGATATGGCCCTAATTCGCTACGGCGGTAGCCTCAAGCGCCACGAAAACCTCACCGGACGCTACGCCGATGCCCTCTCCTGGCTGTACCTGACCAGCGCCGTGCTGCGCCGCTTTGAGGCCGAAGGGCGACCCGACGCCGACCTGGCCACCGTGCAGTGGGCCGCCCAGTACGGCCTCACCCAAATTCAAACCGCCTTCGAGGGCATTGCCCGTAACCTGTCCCTGCCTGTTCTTGGGATGCTGCTCAAACCCGTTATGCTTTTGGGGCTGCGGCTAAATCCCCTGGCGACCCTGCCCAGCGATCGCCTCGCTCACCAGGTCGCTAACGATCTGCAAACCCTAGAAACAATGCGCGATCGCCTCACCGCAGGCATCCATCTGCCCACCGACCCCACCGAAGCCCTGGGCCGCCTGGAGCAGGCCCGCCGCCTCAGCCTCCAGGCCGCCCCCCTGCACCGCCGCCTCAAAGACAACCTCCGCACCGGGCAGCTCGTCACCGACGGTTCAAAATCCCTAGAAACCCTCGCCCACCAGGCCGGGCTACTCACCCAAAACGAATGGGACCTGCTGACCGCCGCAGACGAAGCCCGCACAGACGCCATCCAGGTAGACGCCTTCACCTTCGACCAGTACGCAGCCGGAAGCCAGGTAGATAGCCCAACTCTGCAACCCCTGCTATCTGACAGAGGGTAGCTGCCCCAGAAGGCGATCGCCCTCCCCCAACCAACCCGGCCCACCGCTCACCCCTGGCAAAACGATCCATTGGAGTAAGCGGTGGGTTACAGCGGAGCGACAGATCCAGGGCTGATAGCATAGACTGGCCACCTAACCCACCCTACGGGGGCCTGTTGGATATCGGGGGTATGGAATTCGGATTTGGTATTAAATCGGGGTTATGTGATTCGATTTACCCTGAAAATAAACCCCTTTTTATCCTTTGGAGTGGCGCGACAGCGTCATGCGCCGTTGCCCTAAAAATAGCCTCGGCAATGCTGCAGCGCTGCGCGGATGCACCCTACGATTTTCACCCTTAAGAGTGCCGCCTCAGCGCCACGGACGATTAATATCCAATCTAGACTTTTGCCCCTCCCCCAACTCAAAACTCAAAACTCAAAACTTTCCCCCTTTCCCCCTCCCCCCCTCCAAAACTCAAAACTCAAAACTTCCCCCCCTCACCCCCTCACCCCCCCACCCCCCTCCTCTCCCACTCCCCCAACCGCTGCTCAAACTGCCGCCAATGCCCATCCATCTCCGCCAGCGAGACCTCAAACAGCTGCGCCGGTTGATCGGCCAGGGCGATCGCCACCATACCCCGCTGCACCTGTAGCCCAAACTCGGCATAGACCTGGGCCGCCGCCGCCCGGTAGGCCGCAATTTGCAAGAAATAGTCCCCCAACCACTGGGGCTGCTTGGGGCGCAGCGCCGTCTTCCAATCGCACAGGTGCAGTGCGCCGTTGACCACCACTAGCGCATCGGGAAAGCCCACAAATCCAGCGTCATGCCACACCGCCCCTTCCACCAGCAGCACCTCCTCCACCTGGGCCAGCAGGGGTTGCATCGAGGCCCAGTAGCCCGCCAGATCCGCCGAAATTTCCACCGGATTGCCGTTGAGATGGGCGGCAATCTGCCGATGCAGACGGGTGCCCGCCGAAGACGCCCCGCCCGCAATCCGTCGAGCTTCCTCAGCACCTACCCGCTGCCGCCAGCGTTGCAGCGCCTGCCGCGCCTCGGGTGGTTTTGTGGCCGAGAGCACCGTGGTCACACCGGGATAGCAGCGCCCTTCCACTTCGTAGAGCATTTTGCCATTGCGCCGCACCCGCTTAGCCGCATAGCGAGGGAGTCGATACGCCATAGTCACCTGCAAAATATCGTCAGTCTATTTTCAAGACTCGAAGCGCTCCTTGCAGGACTCATGACTGGCCTTGCGAGTCTAGTTTTGAGGCGATTCAGCGCGTCCTGGAGTCCTGAGCTGCCCCAGCTATAGCCTAAATTAAACAACCCACCGCCAGCGAACTCTCAACGAGTTTGGCGGTGGGTTGGGGGTATTGTCGGCTGGGCGATCGCGCCCCAAAGCCTAAACTTCTAGCCCTTTCTTGCTGCGCTTAAGCTGCTTGTAGAGGGTTTTGATCTGGCTGTAGGCCTCGTCGGGCGACAGTTTGCCGCCGGTTTGCAGGCCCGAAATATAGCCAATGCGATGGGCAAACTCCTGCAAATTGGCGTTAAACGTGAGCTGCTGGGGCGAAAATTCGCCGTAGTACCGACTGCGGGGGCAAAGAAAATTGTCGAGATCGCGCTGATTAGAAGAATTTGACTGGGTCATATGGACACCCCCTTGACTTATTAACCTACTTATAACCTTCCCTTAATCATTGGAGATTCTAACAGTTTCTTAAGCGGCTGCAACCTTTCAATGCAATTCTTATGCCTTTTGGCGTACGTTTGGTGCACTCTGGCGGGCCAACCCGCAAGGTCATGCCGTAGCGCTCAAGTTTAAGTGATGCAAAGCAACGCCCTGCTCAGAGGCCCAGCGGTGCAGGTCGGCAAGGGCGCGATCGCGGTACTGTCCGTAGCGCTCCTTCTTGCCCCGCACCTTGACCGGCAGCGGCGGCAAAATGCCAAAGTTGGGCGGCATCGGCTGAAAGTGCTTCGGCTCTGCGGAGGTGATGAAATCGACCAGTGCCCCCAGCATCATCGTCGCTGGCAAACTCAGCGGCTCCTGGCCCAGGGCCAGCCGGGCCGCATTGGTGCCCGCCAGCCAGCCCCCCGCCACCGCCGCCGTGTAGCCCTCCGTACCCACCAGCTGCCCCGCCGCCAGCAAACTCGGGCGGGCCTTAAACTGCATGGTGCTGTGCAGCAGCTCCGGCGAATTTAAAAACGTGTTGCGGTGCATCACCCCCATGCGCACAAACTCGGCGTTTTCCAACCCCGGAATCAGCCGAAACACCCGCGCCTGCTCGCCCCAGCGCAGGTTGGTTTGAAAGCCCACCATGTTCCACAGCTGGCCGCTTTTGTCTTCCTGGCGCAGCTGCACCACGGCGTAGGGTTTCTTGCCCTTGTTCTCAGGCGCTTTGAAGTCGCCCAGGCGGGCGTCAAACAGGCCCACCGGCTTGAGCGGGCCGTAGCGCATGGTGTCTTCGCCCCGCCGCGCCATCTCTTCGATCGGCAGACAGGCTTCAAAAAAATTGGCCGTTTCGCGCTCAAAATCTTTCAGTTCGGCCTGTTCGGCGTGGCACAGCTCAGTCCAAAAGTGCAGGTACTGCTCCTTATTCATCGGGCAGTTAAGGTAGGCTGCCTCGCCCCGGTCGTAGCGCGACGCCATAAACGCCACCGACCGGTCAATGCTGTCGCCCACCACGATGGGGCTGGCGGCGTCGAAAAAGCTCATGTAGCCCTGCCCGGTGAACCGCTCCAGCTCCACCGACAGCGCGTCGCTGGTCAGGGGGCCGGTGGTCAGCACCACAATGCCCTCGTCAGGAATGTGGGTCACCTCGTCGCGCCGCAGCTCGATCAGCGGGTGCTGCTCCAAAGTCTCGGTCAGGTCTCGGCTGAAGAGGCCGCGATCGACCGCCAGGGCACCGCCCGCAGGCACCTGGTGCTGGTCAGCTTTGCCAATCACCACCGAGCCCAGCTGGCGCAGTTCTTCGTGGAGTAGACCCGAGGCGCGATCGCTCGACATCGCCCCAAAGGAGTTGCTGCACACCAGCTCGGCCACATGCTCGCTGTGGTGGGCAGGCGACTTTTTCTGCGGACGCATTTCGTGCAGCACCACGGGCACCCCGGCCTGGGCAATCTGCCAGGCAGCCTCGGTACCGGCCAGCCCGCCGCCGATCACATGAATGGGGTCTGGGTGCACTGCGTAGCCCTCAAAACTCAGCTTTTCTAGGATAACGGCTTCTAGACAATCGCAGGGCTGTTGCAGCATCGCGCTGCGGAGCTATTGAGCTACCCAGGCCGCACACCCGATAATCGTCTAGCTTGCCTGAGGGAGTGCCCGCACGGTCAAAATTTCATCGGCGCGTAGAGCTTCGACGGCAGAGGCGGGCACGGCAACAATGGCAATAG contains these protein-coding regions:
- a CDS encoding acetyl-CoA C-acyltransferase, encoding MNNTPYITTTVRTAVGKAPRGTLRHTRPDDLGAAAVRGTLERIPALVSDHIDDVIMGCAMPEAEQGYNLGRLIALRAGLPDSVSGVTVNRLCASGLQSIAMATQAVAWGQADVIVAGGVESMSLIPMGGHQFSPSTELFAEQPDAYMPMGLTAENVAERFGISRADQDAFALRSHQKALAAQAAGRFKAEIVPVTVRTTDYLDGQPHAQELTFDTDEGPRADTSLEALAQLKPVFKANGTVTAGTSSQMSDGAAATVVMGETTLRELGLQPLGRLLGFAVAGVPPEIMGIGPIAAVPKVLKQVGLTLADIGLIELNEAFAAQSLAVIRELGLNEDIVNVNGGAIALGHPLGCSGAKLTATLLHEMQRRSTRYGLVTMCVGGGMGAAGVFENLMR
- a CDS encoding acyl-CoA dehydrogenase, with the protein product MLLPTLLLSLTIVLILLVTVPWLRRPLVSTPFGKAAIKRLPKISDTERAAIEAGQVWVEGEFFSGKPDWQRILNEPYPQVPLEVQAFLDGPVERVCQMATDWEIYQRKDLPPEVWKFLKHEKFFGMMIPQEFGGLGFSNLAYSAVMVKLASRSFTHVATVGVTNSLGPAKLLLRYGTPEQKARYLPRLAIGEEIPCFALTEPLAGSDAASLTSRGEVFKGDDGQLYLRLNWQKRYITLGAIATLIGLAFRLYDPDNLLGLGHDVGITCALVPRETPGVIIDHRHDPMGVPFFNSPIEGHDVVLPIDQIIGGVAQAGQGWKMLMQTLAAGRGISFPATCTGVAKLVTRVASAHSVVRQQFGLPIGRFEGVEEPLARIAGLTYVVDAARLYTCGAVDGGAQPAVVSAIAKYQTTELARTIVNDGMDILGGSGICRGPRNLLAHVYTAIPIAITVEGANILTRTLMIFGQGVIRCHPYLYSEIQALYDSDWVAFDRLLWGHVGAFIRNVSRSMGLGLTQGRLAKAPVSGPTAPYYRKLSWASATFAVLTDMALIRYGGSLKRHENLTGRYADALSWLYLTSAVLRRFEAEGRPDADLATVQWAAQYGLTQIQTAFEGIARNLSLPVLGMLLKPVMLLGLRLNPLATLPSDRLAHQVANDLQTLETMRDRLTAGIHLPTDPTEALGRLEQARRLSLQAAPLHRRLKDNLRTGQLVTDGSKSLETLAHQAGLLTQNEWDLLTAADEARTDAIQVDAFTFDQYAAGSQVDSPTLQPLLSDRG
- a CDS encoding PD-(D/E)XK nuclease family protein codes for the protein MAYRLPRYAAKRVRRNGKMLYEVEGRCYPGVTTVLSATKPPEARQALQRWRQRVGAEEARRIAGGASSAGTRLHRQIAAHLNGNPVEISADLAGYWASMQPLLAQVEEVLLVEGAVWHDAGFVGFPDALVVVNGALHLCDWKTALRPKQPQWLGDYFLQIAAYRAAAAQVYAEFGLQVQRGMVAIALADQPAQLFEVSLAEMDGHWRQFEQRLGEWERRGVGG
- the trmFO gene encoding FADH(2)-oxidizing methylenetetrahydrofolate--tRNA-(uracil(54)-C(5))-methyltransferase TrmFO; translation: MLQQPCDCLEAVILEKLSFEGYAVHPDPIHVIGGGLAGTEAAWQIAQAGVPVVLHEMRPQKKSPAHHSEHVAELVCSNSFGAMSSDRASGLLHEELRQLGSVVIGKADQHQVPAGGALAVDRGLFSRDLTETLEQHPLIELRRDEVTHIPDEGIVVLTTGPLTSDALSVELERFTGQGYMSFFDAASPIVVGDSIDRSVAFMASRYDRGEAAYLNCPMNKEQYLHFWTELCHAEQAELKDFERETANFFEACLPIEEMARRGEDTMRYGPLKPVGLFDARLGDFKAPENKGKKPYAVVQLRQEDKSGQLWNMVGFQTNLRWGEQARVFRLIPGLENAEFVRMGVMHRNTFLNSPELLHSTMQFKARPSLLAAGQLVGTEGYTAAVAGGWLAGTNAARLALGQEPLSLPATMMLGALVDFITSAEPKHFQPMPPNFGILPPLPVKVRGKKERYGQYRDRALADLHRWASEQGVALHHLNLSATA